TGACAGCTGGTGGCTAAGAACAGGAATAACAGATATTACACTTCTTTCTCCAGCTTAAATTGAACACTTCTGCTGAGCAGAGCACTGATAATATATCAAGTGCCAAGAGCTGATTCTGACATTGCATGAATCCAAACTACTGCAGCATGTTTATACTCACTTGAAGATTGACTAAATCTCCATCAACAGCATTTCTCTTTGATGATGACAACCCAAACACTGAGCTCATCTTGGAACCAGATGTTTGCCTAGgacaaaattaaatttaaattagatATCAGAAGCACATAAAACAGTTGAAAATATATACAACTTTCTATTTCACTTTtcacagatgtttaaaaaatatttggtGTTTGATTCAACTAATTAAATGACTTAAAACCTACaaaatggtttgttttctcGATTACAGGTTTATAAATTAACATTTGGGTAACTTAGGGGTGATAGTGTAAGTAATTTTAAGTTTTCTAACTAGAAAGAGTggtatattttaatttattgaagCTGTTCCGTATGGCACTCAGACATAACCAAACTAAACCTGtatgaaaatattataaaaaatgtacCTGGACAAACTATTGGGGATGGATGCATCACTTCTCTTTGAGGGTTTCTCATATATATAGTCATCATAGTCGTCATTTTCTGGGATAGAGAATGGTACCACAGGAACTCTCCCTGGCTGCACACagaagaggagaacaaaaatTACGAATTTCAAGGACTATTTGGTTATTGTTTCTTTGGAAAACAATGCACAGTACAGTTTGTAATAATACAAGTTATAAGAGATGCAACTATTACCATGCCAACTGCTCTCTTGTGTTGATATCCAGATCTCCAGCCTGGTAGTTGTTCATCTGATGATCCCCCAAGGGACTCGGATCTGAAGTGCAGAGAACAACTTTGGATGTCACATTTCCTAAATCAAGCAGAAACTTACCATACACAGATAGCTGGGGTTTTAGTCTTACCCTGAACCAAAAATACTGGAGAGCTGCAAGTCGCCTGTCCCGTCTGATATTCTGCTCACTTTTGGGAATTCTGAGCCTGTTTTGACAGAATCAGAAACATTACAGTTGGGCAATACTAacggaaaagaaaacacagcaaaatgtgaaaatctgattggaaaagcacaaaaaaaagttGGAAAGTCAATACATGATGTGATAGTTCTACATCATTAGTGCAAACTGAACCTCTGAATGGCTACACACCAGTAAAATAATCAACATGAATTAATACCCACGTGGTAcattttccttctcctctgaaCACAAGACATGTGTTTTGCCTGTCTGCAAACTTTGCAAGGCAGCCTCCAGCAGTTCCTGTGGTTTGGCACCCACTTCAATAGCATTCTGCAGTATGTAAATGCCTCTCTTTGTGTTGCCTGGTGAAATGAATCAGCAGACACTGTAATAACCCAGACATcatagaaatatatttacttgCACAAGAAGGACAAAAAGATGCATCTTTCTACCTTGCGAATGCTCAAAGTTTGCATGAGCAATGTGAACAAATGCAAAGTTCTGACTGTGAGATCTTGCTACATTGAAGTTGGCTTCTGCATCACTGACATCTTGAATCctaataaaaagagaaatagacaaaaaaaaggcagattAAATGCCCATCCTACtttgttattataaaaaaaattcaaagtgACCTAGTAAATAAGTGTTTCAAAGAGACTACAAAACAATTATATACACACAACATAAGAATATTTACACAAGGCgtttaaaaatgaatcaaaatttTCCAAGTCATTATTGCTATGATAAAATCTTGTCCATATTAAATAAAAGTGGAGGAGATTTTGTTACTTACGCTTTTAGCTCTGCAAATCTGACCAGCATCCTGGCATAGCTctcattctgacagtgtttacCCAGCGGCATATTGGAAAATACTCTGGTATAAAAGTCAACGAGTCTAGTGAGATGGTTTTCATTTAGGTGAAGGTCCGCTTTCTTCTCCAGGTCCATTAAATATGAGAGACATGACTCAGGCGAGTTTGAGCCGATGACCTGATTGATATTGTCCGTGTCATCTGTGGCGAGAGCAAAGAGTCAGGAGTCAATGCAGTGCAGACACAAAGTGTGGATACTGAAGGATGTTACAGTGTAAGGACTGTGTGAAATACTATTACCTTCATTTAGGTACTTCTTCATTTTGTTGAGCTTCTCATAGAGCATGGCAAGCGGCTGCTTTTTGTCGTACgtcagctcctcttcctccatctgaAAGCGAAGAGTGAGTGAATACACCATGTAGCCCAGTTAAAGACCTGTATCCACTCGTGTGAGACAATGATCGCAGATGACATAAACATAGATCAAACCAATGAGAATCGAATGGATCTTTACATTGTGAGAAACGGGGATCAGTCATACACTGGACTTTAAGCTCCTGCAAGTTACCCACCAAAACATTATGAGACATATTTCAGCATCAAAAGAGACGTAGAGATCATTGTTTATAAGTCAAGAAAACCATTGTACATTGATTGTACCGTTAAGTTTAAACGCAGCTTTATTGGCCACTTGTTCGTCATATTAGCTCCTCGAGATATTTGCTACTACTTTACTCTAAAGATCAATTTCCCTGACGGTATCTtacatgttgttttaatgacacAACAAAATGGATGTACAAAGCTCCAACTTCATATGATAGGGTCGATACTTGCACAGCGTTCTTCCTTTGCCAAAGTGTTGACAAAGTCACTTAGCTcagctagctagttagccaACACGTAGCTCTGTTGTTAAGGAGGATAGGATCCCATGTGGGCCCCGCAAAAACCCGGTGAATTCAAACATGTGCATATAAGTGTATCAGCAATAAGATTAAAACATCGTATTTCCAATAGAAACGCCTCACCGTGTTTACGCTGTCATTAACTTCTTTTTCACTGAGGAGAAACGAAAGAGGCTCGACTTCAACTGGCAGTTTTCAAATATGCCACTTCCGTCCGAGTCCGGTTTTCATTGGGTACTCTGTGGCGATGACATGGTGCGTTCGCGTCACGAGCACGACTCTATAATGCAgtcattgttttaaatgaatgacGGTCTAATCAAAcgtaaataattaatttgtcattatgtattttcttcatttgcGATTACTCAAAgggttggtttggtttgttagAATTTTAATTTATATCAACAGAGTTCATTTTGCATAGAAATATGACGGaagcaacacttcctgtttggctgGGGGAATGAGACCTATTGAGAAAATATCAGGTAATATCtatctaaattattattattattattattattattattattattattataaatatgtaatacTTGTGTACGAGCTATggtttatttgattgatttattatttacaatgaGAAAATAATACAGGAGCAAACAAAAACTGTATCTGTTACTCCTCCGATTTCCTAAAAAAACCCTGAATGCAGCAGGTTTGCCAAGCACCAATCAAACGAGAGAAGAAGAACCACGCGCACGCAAGCACTTCCGTGTTCCTGCTGCTCCCAGCTCAAAGATGGCAGCCTCGGGACGGAGATGAGCGACGACAACATTTGACGAGTTCTGTCATGAAAGCGGACGCGGGTGTGCAGCCGTTACATGCGTGGTTTTGACAGGACAGTGGTATTGTTTGTCACGTCCAATGTGTCGTCCTACGAAGACAATCACAGGCTTCAGAAATACCATGTTTCCCATGGGGCTAAGCTAGCGAGCAACGATTAGCAAATAAATGAACGTGTCTCCTCTATCACACGAGAAGAAAGCAGTGACGGTCTATTGACATCTTGCACAGTGAGTAACGCTGCTTATTTATAACATAGCAAAGACGTGCAGAAGTTCCACATGAAGACATCTTTTAGCTTTCTTAATTTAGCTTAAATAATAGCAGTGCTCGTTTTCTATTCCCCGTTAGCCTGAGGTCGTGTTTGTGCTGCTTGTATAGTTGCATGTAATGTAGTTTATCTGTGATCATtacatctgtttacacacaAGCAGGGTAACAATTTAATAAGATGCTAATGTCATGGATCTCCAGATGAACTACAGGACAAGTTGTCACATAATGCTCATATACGTCAACACGTATCTTTAGGATTCACTCCTGGTCATCTGTTCTGACTTATTGGTTGCATCAATATTTATCCACTGGATACTTTCTTCACTAAACATCCTGGTAATTGGGGGCAAAACAAGACCTAGGTGTTTATCATTGTAACCAGCAGTGTTAAATGTTATCTCTGTTCTCTCCTTCCAGTCCAGTTTCATCATGGCCATCACTCAGTTCCGTCTCTTCAAGATCTGCACATGTCTAGCCAGTTTGTTGGCTTTCTTTAAGAGGTTAATATGCAGGTGAGCACAACTGAAAGCTTCATAAATACCATGTCCAGTACTCCTGATACATGCTGTTACTTCTATGGAAGTCTTTCCAATGTAATTCTACTTTCCCTTATTGGAAACATAAAAGGCCCTAACCATCCCTTTTCGGACATGAACTCCTGTCCACACACGTGCTACTGGACTTTCTCTAGAGATTGTCTGtcacatatgaacaatgcagcagagATTTCCCCCTCAGACGCaatcacaaaaacactgaaagctctagagcattcaggtgagggctggtgCAGAGGATGGGCGTGATGTAGTGATTCCTCAGTGTAGTTTTTTACAGAACATTAAAACTGtcgtcagcccttatcaccaaaggttctttgttttttttctttcttttaacttttGCATCTGGCACGTGTCATCCTCTGGGGCTGGCAAAAGAAACTCCAGAGCCTTTCACTTGGACATTTACGCTCTCACATACGCCAGCactggagaatgtcaggagattatccagagttcagtgcatgtctaaaagcagctgaatgtacaaacacatacatcttCTTCCAGTATTACATgcaaaacaaatggaaaagagaggagacacatgCCAAAAAGTAAGAAAAATCCAAATTCCCCCCCAAAAATTCCAAATGATTTCACACTAACTCAACTACTGCATATTTATACATTAACTCGATGGGGAGCTTTTTTCCCCGGATAACTGGATCATTTATTAGTTTCATACACAAACAGCCGCCTGAATCTTTGCACGTCATCCATATTTGCAAAAtcaatctcttttttttatcttacaaaacagaaaagccaCAGTTACAAAATGACATCATTTAGACAGCACTTTCGAAAGGCTCCCTTTTCTTCTAAATATCTGGTAAAGTACCCGATCTCCGCTGGACACAGAGATCTTTGCCTTTCCATCAGATTATATACAACATTGTTCTCTATTCCATTTTCAGTTTGTATCATTGCAGAAATATGCAGTTTCCATATATCGTCCGCCCAGTGTTCtctaaacaaacaataacaatgttcTGTCAGTTGTTTCTTTGTACAATGTTGAGTTATTtccttttgactttttaatttattgtataaGGAGTGGAAGGGGGCGCAAGCTCAGTGGTGATCAAATAACTCTCCCAACGACAGTGGATTTTTCATCATCAGGACCAAAACAGGTCAGTGATGCATCAATCAACAGCACCAGCTTTGAGCAATTCAGAGTCTAAGGTTCAGTGTTTGGAAATAATGTTATCGCCGGACACAATTTCAAAATTTACATATACTTACTAACACTTAAAACCTCCTGCTCTTGAATTCCAAAGAACAATTGAACTGTAAATTAGATTTTATGTTCCACTCTGCACAGCCAGAGATTGAAGAATGGAGCTCTTGGGATGAAGACGCTCCCACTAGTATTAAGATTGAAGGTGGCAACGGAAGCGTTTCCCCTCCACTCAACGATGGTGACGAAGAGCCCGACTTCTTCAAAGACATGGCCCCTACCATCAGGAAAACACAGAAGGTGCGTCTACAGCCATTGAGATGCACTGCTTATCTAGTGATTCGAGGTCTCGTCTTCTTCCTTTGCGAAAAAAGTCATGTACAGTAGGGTTGGGTGATATGCTTGTATTTTCCAATCGACCACTGTCAGCCCAACAAGCGCTGAGTGATGATATATTTGCCAGAGTGCACAGGGTTGCACACCAATGTAAATGAGTACACGCAGCCATGAAGAAAGATTTTCCTCATTTAAGAAAGctatcgatcattatgtggtgatcatTGTTGATAATGTGGTGGtggttacaaacaaatcaacgtttaAACTATAGTGTGTCAGAGACGTCATCTGAGTCTGCGTGTGTCAGCgctaaagagagaaaagtgggAGAGCGGCATCTGGATGAactgaattaatgaatgaatacatatgatttaaaataatatataacaacTGCCAGTGCATAGGTTCATTAAACAGTTGAATAAGTTATCGGAGGCAGACCATTATAttggcaaaataaaatgacaaatcgCTCAATTGCCCCAAAAAACAACTTACGATGTTCTCAGCCAATCATAGATGATATATTCGACCAATCTCCCAACCCTAATGTACAGCTCATAATCCACTAGGGTCgtattttttttcactctaATGCCCTTTACTTGTATTTCCTCTTTATCAAACCTCGATTGAAATATCATGTAAGAAATAAATCAGCAAATCACACATCAACTGCCTTAATACTGAATTCATCAAGATTTACTTTGATATTCGGGGCATAGTTTGCCTTGCGATTCTTATAATATATTTAGATGTTATAATACACGAAAGCTTGGCATCATGTACAGAACATTGCATCAGCATAGTTGATAACAAATGTAATTACCTTGAATTTCGCcagttttgaaaataaaaatgactacATCTGTGCATGTTATGGTACTCCAGTGCATCACAAAGTATCTTAGTCAATGTCATCACTCCTGTCTCTACGGTTTCACGCTGCAGATCCTGCTGAAGAAACGGGAGCCTCTGAACTACCTGGTGCCTGATGGCTCAGCAGGATTCTCCAGCAGACTGGCAGCCTCTCAGGATATGATGAACTTCAGTCCACCCTCCGTGAGTTACTGTTTACAACGTCTGAAGCTTCTGTTCCTCACACACCCAGCACTTGTGTCATTTTGGGTTGGCTGTGACCCAGCAGGTAGAAACTAACTAGAAgatcagtggtttgatccctggctcctccagtctgcattctgaagtgtccttgggcaagaacACTTAACCCCTAATTGCCCCTGACGTTTGTGCCGACAGtatgtgaatgatgtgtgatagaaagaTCCCAGCATGTAACAGTGCTGTGTGAATGGCTTCTTCTGTAAAGTGCCACAAATGgtagaaaagcactatatatattacaatgtaaatacagtccatttagcATTTGGTCATTAAAAAGTTTAAAGGTATAGTTCACCAAGTAATGAAAATTCCCTAATTAtctactcactcactcactatgcagatggaggggtcggtgcagtgtttgagtccacaaaacactttaggagtctcaggggtaaacagtgttgcagcagaatccaatacaattgaagaaattaGTGAACAAAACTTGAGatgtaataaatatacataaaacaaaacgtgcttccatactgctcctgtggtgtcatccaagtgtccgcaagccccgacatttatattcgaGTCTAAACGAGGTGATTTACACTGTTTTAACCCAAAATCCACTGATATattccgacgaggtgcattcaagGACCGTCGGAAATGTTAACGcccgctagcttagccacttctggtttacatttaggcttaaaacacagtgaaaatgacctcgtttcgagtcggatatgaatgtcagggcttgcggacacttggatgacaccaaagGAGCGtggagtcatgttttttttaaaattttttattacgtctgaagttTTGGTCACTAAtttctttaattgtattggagtctgctgcaacactgtttacccttCAGACTCCTAAAGTGTGTTGTAGATTCAAACACTTTACctacccctccatcagcatagtggtggaTAATGAGGgacttttcatttctgggtgaactatccctttaacactgAGCAGATAAATATAATAGTGATTTCTCATattaatgtatgaaaaaaaactgaatgaaggATGAGTAAATAGTAAAAGATTTATATAAACATATCCAGTTGCTAAGTTTATACAGGTTATATCCTCTCTAGGCTGCTAAGATTTAATCGATTTCTGTTTAAAATACAAGATGTTAAAAGGAACTGGAATGGAAAGGGAATGTAAAACATGTTGGCTAACTTGTTAGGCCTGTACACAGTTTTTTAAAGCTACATGAGGCAACATCTAAATGTTCGTAGTACACGCCTTTATCAGTCTAAATGCCTGTGAGCCATCTGATCTCTGTGTGATCATCATATCAGTTCAAATAAACTCTGGTAGTTTCATTGGTGGATATTGGtctgcaaatgaaaaacattcaaactatCAGAGAATTAGGTTTTAACCACAAATATAATGAATTTAGTTAGAATTAATCAGAAAATACAATAGCAGCCATGTCAATTATATATTTCCAGTGACATTTTTGCTGTCAAGGGGTAAAGACACtagaaaactaaatatttactAGTAGAAATTCATCAGTGTGGACAGAACAGGTCTTGCATATGGTTTGGGAcatccaaaataaaattaattagTTTGCACTGTGTTCTTATTCAGGAATAAAAAGCTCTTGCAACAGAAATTTTTCCTGTCACATCTTCAGGGATAACTTTGAACACTTTACAGGGTGAGCTTGGAGAAATGGACAATTGGCAGGAGAACACAAACGCCTGGGAGGAAGAGTCTGATGCTGCCTGGGAAGCAGAGGAGGTGCTCAGGTAATATGTCAAAAATCCACCTGTAACTAGatcaggggtcggcaacctttactatcaaaagagccattttgccccctctcCCGCAAAATACAATTCTTCTGGAGCCGCAAAaaatatttgataacacaggttataaagttttataaatagttatactcagtgttgtgccaattcacacttaaaatgaactagttcaaagttcagtttatACAGATTAAAATGATCTAGTTCAAGTTCatattcaaattttattcaaattttgaACTAAGTTCATGGCTCCAAAAATGAACTaattcacattcatttgttccattttctaTTAGGATGATTTAGGTGTCAAACTTACGATCAtatgtttagttattaatcaatggtgttggatcatgtctgtgtgtcactCCGGTCATTTTATAACAGCAGGACTCAGTGATAAAATGACCGGagtgacacacagacatgatgagcacaacatgttgacgagtcattgACGCACTCACATTCATCAAatgaaaactgatttgttcAGTTTACCGTTCACGAAaaatatgaacgtgttcaatgaacgccaacaacactgtacagggagccactgcagaggggctgaagagctgCATGCGGCTCGCCGACCCCTGGCCTATATGAACCAGATAGAGGTGCACTGCACCCGTTTATCAGGATAATGTAGTTGGTCAAGTTCCTTATACATCCAGTATGCAACACTCAATTCTAAAAGGGGAACATTgcaagagaggaaagaggaaactcctaaaa
Above is a genomic segment from Hippoglossus stenolepis isolate QCI-W04-F060 chromosome 8, HSTE1.2, whole genome shotgun sequence containing:
- the ebag9 gene encoding receptor-binding cancer antigen expressed on SiSo cells; this encodes MAITQFRLFKICTCLASLLAFFKRLICRSGRGRKLSGDQITLPTTVDFSSSGPKQPEIEEWSSWDEDAPTSIKIEGGNGSVSPPLNDGDEEPDFFKDMAPTIRKTQKILLKKREPLNYLVPDGSAGFSSRLAASQDMMNFSPPSGELGEMDNWQENTNAWEEESDAAWEAEEVLRQQKMAEREKRTMEQQRKKIEKDAQRMMKKDQKIAVKLS